A stretch of DNA from Desulfovibrio sp. UIB00:
CGCACCGCTCGTCCGCGTAGCTTTGCACCCAGGCCCCCGAGGGCATGGCCCGCTTGATGTACTTGGTGGCCTGGCTGATGGCCCGGCTCTCGCTATTGCGCGGGGCGGCGTCATCCAGCCACATGCGGTTCAGCTCCAGGTACTGCCCCTGCACGGTGCCCTCCACCACCTTGCCCGCCCGCGCCGGGCACAGGGCATACCCGAATTGCAGCACGCCGAGCGTGTGGCCTTCCAGGTACACGCCAAGGTGCAGGTAGGAGTTGTTCACCACGCGGTGCGAATAGTGGTGTTTGATGATGGTTTCCCGCGCCAGGCGGCAGGGGATGAGGGCCACGAACGCATCGCGGCTCCCGAACCCCTGGCACCCGGTGGGGCCTTCGATGTACCCCGCATGTTCACTTTGCGGGGCTTGGTATTCACTGATTTTCGGCGGATGGTAAGGCCTCGGGCTGGTGCCCACGCGAACGCTCCAGGGGGCTCGCAGGCCTGCTATGTCGGGGCTCGTGGCCCTCACGTGATTCATGCACCCGCAACGCGGGCATTTGATGGTCAGCGCCAGGGCCTCGCCCCTGGCCAGAAGCCGGTTACAGTTGCCGCAACGGATCTCCTTTCCCATGATTCCTTTGACGGTTGGGCCTCCGCCTGCTACCACTCCGGTACCCCGTGCGCACGGGCCGGAGAGCGGCTTCGGCCGTGGTCCAGTGGTGGTACACCGGGCCAGTGGGGGAGTTATCTCCTCCCCCGCCTCTCCACTCTCTCAAAACCGGAGGGGCAGTTTGCGAAATTTCGCAAGTTGCCCCTCCGCTACTCAAAGATCTACGCCTCCGGCATCCACTCCGGCTTGCTCGGCCACGTGATGCTGCCCGGCCAGCCTGCCTGGGCGGTAATGTCCCGCAGGGCCTGGCGGTAGGCCAGCAGCTCCTGATACTCGGCCGCTGTGAGCGTTGTCGCGCCGCCAGCGTCCGTCTGGTCGCGGTGCCGCGTCACCATCCACTCGCAATCGTCGAGAGCACGGTCACGCTGGGCGCGCACCTGGGCCGCAAGCGCGGCCTCCGTGGGGGCGGACTTGTCGGCCAACATGGGGCGGCCATCCGCGCCGGGCACAATGCGCTGCCCTGCCGCCTGCCCGGCCAACAGGGAGGTATGCTCATCAGTCGTGATCCCCACGGCGTCGTGAGGGATCGCGTCACCATGCACATCGCGGCTGTAAAATCCGCCTGTAATTGCGCTGTAGTACAACATATGCGCCTCCTAATGACCGATGGCGAAGTAATAAAAAAATAAGCCACTCTGTACAACAGCGGCGCTTTCGGAAAGTACAATGGATGCCCCTGTAAGGGTTGGCTCTCCTTTTATGGCTGCCATAACCGTGAATCCACCAGTAAGACACACCGCAGGGAAAAGCCCGTAAATAGCGGACGGGAACGCCATAGGGAATATGATTGGTATCTCTTGAGTTCCCCCAATATCCGCCCCAGAAACACGCCCCCACTGGATGATAATACGTTTGAGCTCACCAGTGGATTTGTCGCGGTAGGGGATAGCTATATAATCCGCTGCGCCGCTACCACCGGCCCCAAGGATGCGCGCAAGAATGTCTCCTGCCGTCACGACCACATTAGGCGAACCGGCGAGTATCTCGGCGGGTGTGGACAGACGCACAAGCCCTGCTTGGGTCTGCGTTGCCGCTACCAGCAGCGCCGCAAGTCGCGTGGCCAGCGTCTCCGGGGTGACAGCCCCACCGCCGTCGCCAGCATCCACCTGTGCCTGCGTGGCCAGCTTAAGGATGCCCGCCACCGTCTCGGTGGCCGCCTGCACCGTCACGGCCTGATCGGCGATGAGC
This window harbors:
- a CDS encoding Com family DNA-binding transcriptional regulator — encoded protein: MGKEIRCGNCNRLLARGEALALTIKCPRCGCMNHVRATSPDIAGLRAPWSVRVGTSPRPYHPPKISEYQAPQSEHAGYIEGPTGCQGFGSRDAFVALIPCRLARETIIKHHYSHRVVNNSYLHLGVYLEGHTLGVLQFGYALCPARAGKVVEGTVQGQYLELNRMWLDDAAPRNSESRAISQATKYIKRAMPSGAWVQSYADERC
- a CDS encoding phage tail assembly chaperone — its product is MLYYSAITGGFYSRDVHGDAIPHDAVGITTDEHTSLLAGQAAGQRIVPGADGRPMLADKSAPTEAALAAQVRAQRDRALDDCEWMVTRHRDQTDAGGATTLTAAEYQELLAYRQALRDITAQAGWPGSITWPSKPEWMPEA